The region ACGACCGGTCGTCCGTTATCAGCGTTCTTTCTTCCATCAGGGCCTCAGGCATCAGGTGTCTCCTGTCGCGTCGCAGCAGAGCCGCCTCTCGTTACGGCTGCGCCTACTCGAGGCTCACGGGGTTTCGAACGAGGCACAAGGGGTTCACGCCTTCCCGCACCAAAACCGACCTCCTCAAGCCAAGTACCGACCTCCTCAAGCCGAGTACCGATCTCCTCGAGTAGCCCGAAGGGCGTACCGAGAGGTCCTCCCGCCCCCGTCACGCTGCACGCAGGCATTATAGCACTTTGTGCCAAATGTCACAATGTAGGCCCGGGACGACTTCCCCGAGCCTCATATCCCATTTATCCACCCGCCGTCCGCATTCCTCCTGCCCCCACGCGCAAAAAAGGGGCAGGGCCCATGCACTCGGCCCCGCCCCAGTCACGGAGATCACTAACGACTTCCTTGTCTCATGTCTCGCGCTTCCTGCTTCGAGCTTCTCCTTCGCCTACGCCGCCAGGTCGCCCCGTGCCGCGATCGTCTCCGCCGCCGACGGGGCGGAGAGGTCCTGCGCCGTCGTGCCCCTGTACCGTACCACGTACGTGTAGTCCGTCGCCGGCCCCGTCACGTAGTCGTAGTGCGGCGACTTCGTCGCCGACGCCACCAGCGTGTACTCTTCATCGTCCGACCGTTTCCGGTAGATGTTGCCCGCCTTCACTCCCTCCGGTTTCCCGTTCCGATTCTCCTGTTGAGGGTTCGGTCCCCAGTGTATTGTGATCACTCCCACGCGTGACTCCAGGAATACCTCCGGCACCATCTCCTCTATCGGCGTCGCCTGCTGCGCTATTGACTGAGGCCTCAGCCCCAACAGCGTGCGAAGCTGGTCCGTCATCCCCGGATGGTTGTTTATCCGGCGTACAAGCGGCCTCAGAATCTCCTCGCTCGTCTTTCTCGATCCCTTCTTCGCCTCGCTTGCCGCGCGGGCCAGCCCCGACTGAAGGCCGTACGCCTCAAGCCGAGTGATAAAGTCGTCCTTCGCCTCCGAAATCGGCACCAGGTCGTCGGTAACCAGTCCAACTGCAGCCAGGTTTACCTCCAGAATATTGACGAAGTTGATCAGCCATGCCTCATAGACTTCGTCGTTGACGGGAATGTAGTTCTTTGCCATACGTCAATGCCTCCTTGTGTCATGATGCGCCGTGCCGCCGATGACGGGCTCCATCCCCGCAGGGACGAGCCTCATCCCGCGAGGGTCCGGCGCCGTCACCGCAGGGACAAGCCCCGTTCCGCGAGGGTCGGGCCTCATTCCTCGAGGGATAAGCTCCGTCCCTCGAGGGAGGGGCCGCGTTCCGCGGCTCGAAAAGCCCGGCTCGTGCGCGGCGGGCTCCCCCGCACCATTGCGCGGCCCGCCTTCTAATATGTATTGTGGCATTCCGCCGGGAGTCTCTTTACCCCCGCGCGGCAGGGCAGGGCAGAGCGGAATACCGACCTCCTCGAGCTTAAGACCCTTCTCCTTGAGCCAAGTACCGATCTCCTTGAGCCAAGTACCGATCTCCTCGAGCCAAGGACCGACCTCCTCGAGTAGCCCGAAGGGCGTAACGAGAGGCCTGACCACCACCCTCGTGCCGGAGCCGCCTCTCGTTACGGCTCCGCCTACTCGAGGCTCACGGGGTCTGTGAGGAGCAGCACGGGGTTTGGGAGGAGGCTCACGGGGTTTGGGAGGAGCAGCACGGGGTTTGGGAGGAGCCTCACGGGGTCTGTGAGGAGTTACACGAGCCCGGGGAGGTGATGGCCGTGGTCGCCGTCGAAATGCCTCCGAAACAGAACGTTTGGAGCAGAGACCGATCTCTCTGAGCCAAAGACCGACCTCCTCGAGTAGCCCGAAGGGCGTAACGAGAGGTGCACTATCCTCTCTTCTAAGGAGAACATGATGGGGCAGCCCTTCTACGTCTACATGCTCTTGTGCGCGGACGGCACATACTATGTCGGCCACACGGATGATATGGAGAACCGCCTCGCCGAGCACCAGCACGGAGGCAAGTGCGTCTATACCAGTCGGAGGCGGCCGGTCCGGCTTGTCTGGTGCGAGAGTCTGCCCACGCGTGATGAGGCCAAGATTGCCGAGCGAAGAGTAAAGAAGTGGAGTCAGGCGAAGAAATCGGCCCTGATCAGGGGTGACTTCGCCGGACTCAGTGAGGCGGCGAAGAAACGCGACTGGGAGGGCCACAAACAGCGCCTGGCTGCGCGCTCCGATTCAAAGACCAACGCCCTCAAGTCCGAGACTGATCTCCTCGAGCCGAGTACCGATCTCCTCGAGCCGAGTACCGATCTCCTCGAGTAGCCCGAAGGGCGTAACGAGAGGCCCGACCACCACCCTCGTGCCGGAGCCGCCTCTCGTTACGGCTCCGCCTACTCGAGGCTCACGGGGTTGGGCAGAAGGCTCACGGGGTTTGGGAAGAGGCTCACGGGGTTTGGGAGGGGCCTCACGGGGTTGGGCAAAAGGGGAAGAGGGACTACGCCTTCCCGCGCCAAGGCCGATCTCCTCGAGCCAAGTACCGACCTCCTCGAGTAGCCCGAAGGGCGTAACGAGAGGCCCTCCTGCTTCCGTCAGCCAAGTACCGATCTCTCTGAGCCAAGTACCGATCTCCTCGAGTAGCCCGAAGGGCGTAACGAGAGGCCCGACCACCACCCTCGTGCCGGAGCCGCCTCTCGTTACGGCTCCGCCTACTCGAGGCTCACGGGGTTTGGGAAGAGGCTCACGGGGTTTGGGAAGAGGCTCACGGGGTTTGGGAAGAGGCTCACGGGGTTTGGGAAGAGGCTCACGGGGTTTGGGAAGAGGCTCACGGGGTTTGGGAGGAGGCGAAGGGGGGTCAAGCTTCCGGGAAGGGAGACGCGCGCGAGGCGGGGAAATCATAGGCGTCGGCGCGACGAGACCGCGCCGCCCGAAGACCGCGCAGGAGGCCGATATGCCCAGGATAGTCGTCGTCGGATCGAGCAACACGGACATGGTCGTCAAGACTGAGCGCCTTCCCGCGCCGGGGGAGACCGTCACCGGGGGGACGTTCGCCCGCGTGCCCGGGGGGAAGGGCGCGAACCAGGCGGTGGCGGCGGCGAGGCTCGGGGCGGGGGTAGTCTTCGTCGGCAAGGTCGGCATGGACCTGAACGGAGACGAGGCCGTCCGAGGGCTGGAGCGGGAGGGGATCGCGGCGGGCTTCGTCGCGCGGGACCCGAAGGCCGCGTCGGGCGTGGCGCTCATCTTCGTTGACCGATCGGGAGAGAACATGATCGCGGTGGCCCCCGGCGCGAATGCGTCGCTCTCCCCGGAAGACGTGGAACGGGCCGCCGGCGAGATAGCTGGGGCCGACGCGCTCGTGGTCCAGCTCGAGGTGCCGATAGAAGCCGTCGAGCGCGCGGTGAGGATCGCCCGGGAGGCGGGAGTGCGCGTCATACTCAATCCCGCGCCGGCGCGCCCTGTGCCGGCGGAGCTTCTCTCGGAGGTGGACGTGCTCACCCCGAACGAATCGGAGGCGCGCATGCTGCTCGGCCTCGGCGCGGATGAGGCGGCAGACGATCCGGCGCTTCTCGGGCGGCTTCTGACGGCGGGATGCGGGGCCGTCATCCTCACGATGGGGGCGCGCGGGGCGCTGATGGTGACTGCCGACGATGCGACAAGGATCGCCCCTCACGCGGTAGACGCTGTTGACGCGACGGCGGCGGGCGACGCATTCACCGGGGCGCTTGCGGTTGGGCTGTCCGAGGGCATGACACTCGGGGCGGCGGCCGACTTCGCGGGCGCGGCGGCTGCCCTGTCGGTGACGAGGCTGGGCGCGCAGGGGTCACTGGCGGGCAGGGCGGAGGTGGAGGCGCTTCTCCGTTGAACCGATGAGGCGAAACGGGCTATTGACCTGCTTGCGCGATTGGTGTAACATATTGCGGGATTCAGCTTCGAAAGGAGACGCTCTATGCTTTCTAGAACCGTAATAATGACACTGGTGGTCGGGATCTTGCTGTCCGCCCTGCCCGCGATGGCGCTCAACATGAGCGGGGCGCCGGACGTGGTGGCGGAAGTGAACGGCGAGAAGATCACGAAGC is a window of Armatimonadota bacterium DNA encoding:
- a CDS encoding GIY-YIG nuclease family protein, which translates into the protein MGQPFYVYMLLCADGTYYVGHTDDMENRLAEHQHGGKCVYTSRRRPVRLVWCESLPTRDEAKIAERRVKKWSQAKKSALIRGDFAGLSEAAKKRDWEGHKQRLAARSDSKTNALKSETDLLEPSTDLLEPSTDLLE
- the rbsK gene encoding ribokinase — translated: MPRIVVVGSSNTDMVVKTERLPAPGETVTGGTFARVPGGKGANQAVAAARLGAGVVFVGKVGMDLNGDEAVRGLEREGIAAGFVARDPKAASGVALIFVDRSGENMIAVAPGANASLSPEDVERAAGEIAGADALVVQLEVPIEAVERAVRIAREAGVRVILNPAPARPVPAELLSEVDVLTPNESEARMLLGLGADEAADDPALLGRLLTAGCGAVILTMGARGALMVTADDATRIAPHAVDAVDATAAGDAFTGALAVGLSEGMTLGAAADFAGAAAALSVTRLGAQGSLAGRAEVEALLR